One part of the Vallicoccus soli genome encodes these proteins:
- a CDS encoding NlpC/P60 family protein, protein MSPSAILDVQSRIAAIQARFGAPSGVPTGQAFASELRTASTQLATRSTAGTAALAGPTATLTDPAASLTDPSAAGAAGAAPGAPRSGGTGSTSGTSGTSGTSGAEVVAEARTYLGVPYVWGGESLSEGGLDCSGLVQVVYERFGIDVPRVSRDQARAGRRVDGLSDARPGDLVFFGSPVHHVGIYIGDGKMIHAPRTGKDVEVAKVWETPSAVRRVLPDAPAAGSSAARPSGGAATGPYADLFNAASAEHGVPARLLSAVARTESSYRADAVSPAGARGLMQIMPGTARELGVDPMDPAQAVDGAARLLKSHLRSFGSTELALAAYNAGPGAVRKYDGIPPYEETQSYVRKVMAAYGGSR, encoded by the coding sequence GTGAGCCCGAGCGCGATCCTCGACGTCCAGAGCCGCATCGCGGCGATCCAGGCGCGCTTCGGCGCGCCCTCCGGCGTCCCCACCGGGCAGGCGTTCGCCTCCGAGCTGCGGACCGCGAGCACGCAGCTCGCGACGCGCTCCACGGCGGGGACCGCGGCGCTCGCCGGCCCGACGGCCACCCTCACCGACCCGGCCGCCTCCCTCACCGACCCCTCGGCCGCCGGCGCGGCCGGCGCCGCCCCCGGCGCCCCGCGCAGCGGCGGCACGGGCAGCACCAGCGGCACCAGCGGCACCAGCGGCACCAGCGGCGCGGAGGTCGTCGCCGAGGCGCGCACGTACCTCGGGGTGCCGTACGTGTGGGGCGGCGAGTCGCTCTCCGAGGGCGGCCTGGACTGCTCCGGCCTCGTGCAGGTCGTGTACGAGCGCTTCGGCATCGACGTGCCGCGGGTGAGCCGCGACCAGGCGCGCGCCGGGCGGCGCGTCGACGGCCTGTCCGACGCCCGCCCCGGCGACCTCGTCTTCTTCGGCAGCCCCGTGCACCACGTCGGCATCTACATCGGCGACGGGAAGATGATCCACGCGCCGCGCACCGGCAAGGACGTCGAGGTCGCCAAGGTCTGGGAGACGCCGTCGGCGGTGCGCCGGGTCCTGCCCGACGCCCCGGCCGCGGGCTCCTCCGCCGCCCGCCCGTCCGGCGGCGCGGCCACCGGGCCGTACGCCGACCTCTTCAACGCCGCCTCCGCCGAGCACGGGGTGCCCGCGCGCCTGCTCTCGGCCGTCGCGCGCACCGAGTCGAGCTACCGCGCGGACGCCGTGAGCCCGGCCGGCGCCCGCGGCCTCATGCAGATCATGCCGGGCACCGCCCGCGAGCTCGGCGTCGACCCGATGGACCCGGCTCAAGCCGTGGACGGTGCCGCCCGACTCCTCAAGAGCCACCTGCGCAGCTTCGGCTCGACCGAGCTCGCGCTCGCCGCCTACAACGCCGGCCCGGGTGCCGTCCGCAAGTACGACGGCATCCCGCCGTACGAGGAGACGCAGAGCTACGTGCGCAAGGTCATGGCCGCCTACGGCGGCTCCCGATGA
- a CDS encoding flagellar FliJ family protein, producing MPRRNALAAVLRVRKVQEEVASAEVALARAEAEKARATLRRFEDRLESPVTATGSAHWAGIMAARTSLAAEAAAARALVGEADGVVSERLGAWAEARAARRGVERLAERQAAALRAEQERREQLAVDDRTGADHHRRTRETW from the coding sequence ATGCCGCGCCGCAACGCCCTCGCCGCGGTCCTGCGGGTGCGCAAGGTCCAGGAGGAGGTCGCGAGTGCCGAGGTAGCCCTCGCACGCGCCGAGGCCGAGAAGGCGCGCGCGACCCTGCGCCGCTTCGAGGACCGCCTGGAGAGCCCCGTGACCGCCACCGGATCCGCCCACTGGGCCGGGATCATGGCGGCGCGCACCTCCCTGGCGGCCGAGGCGGCCGCGGCGCGCGCGCTCGTCGGCGAGGCCGACGGCGTCGTCTCCGAGCGCCTCGGCGCCTGGGCCGAGGCCCGCGCCGCCCGTCGCGGCGTGGAGCGGCTCGCGGAGCGGCAGGCCGCCGCCCTGCGTGCCGAGCAGGAGCGGCGCGAGCAGCTCGCGGTCGACGACCGCACCGGAGCGGACCACCACCGACGGACCCGGGAGACCTGGTGA
- a CDS encoding flagellar hook-length control protein FliK, translated as MTYAPVAAAAHGPAAAGTSRAPRGTGRGADFAAVVASLAGDCAAAGVQHRERPQGEGQDRGGPRRADAPGARTPERTSGRTSGRRPEPAPEPAARRAHDDPTGTAARTRRAARPADHPVDHHVERHAGPVERAPDPAVARATQGRLGLGAAHRPDDEGRGPGARGAAADGAVAAGGPGTAGPADRPGTPAGEDAPSDVTGATGVAAQPVTAQTPAADPAVAAAAGPPAAVAGATGAQAAQTAQTAQTAQAAQTAQAAQAAQAAPQTGPSTTTPTVPGAPALQPTAVPSGQQVHVPPPAAGTADAPAHGAAGAAAGSAGSAGSAGSAADATSGTAADATGTPEQGATAPAAPTPPEGAPQAGGAGQDATGQGSAGQGSAGQGDADQGTPGQGAPGQGTDPRAGALPGGPGADGADGADGADGAAGATGAAGPTVPAAPAAGAAPTAGGAAPAAPSTTDAGATTTGADDAAAALLLDALAAGAADADRTALAADPAADAPAPLADAAGAARATVLAADARALDPAHGADAGAPRPAPGTPAGTAAQLAPGVLAAHRRGTDGTHTMTLVLAPDDLGPVRVVVEVRAGEVGVALQGTGDASRDLLRQALPDLRRALDEAGVRAGRLDVSTQDAPAGREGREGREGRDAGDGSRAGSGAPGGQERPGGDAAARWARRTGWSAGLQPGAVPAETTYRPDGSRSRGIDLHV; from the coding sequence ATGACGTACGCCCCCGTCGCCGCCGCGGCGCACGGTCCCGCGGCCGCAGGCACGTCGCGGGCCCCGCGCGGCACGGGCCGCGGCGCCGACTTCGCCGCCGTCGTCGCGTCGCTCGCGGGGGACTGCGCGGCCGCCGGCGTCCAGCACCGCGAGCGCCCGCAGGGCGAGGGCCAGGACCGGGGCGGCCCGCGCCGCGCCGACGCCCCCGGTGCCCGCACCCCCGAGCGCACGTCCGGGCGCACGTCCGGGCGCCGGCCCGAGCCGGCCCCCGAGCCTGCGGCGCGGCGCGCCCACGACGACCCGACCGGTACGGCCGCCCGCACCCGCCGCGCGGCGCGCCCTGCCGACCACCCCGTCGACCACCACGTGGAGCGTCACGCGGGCCCCGTCGAGCGCGCCCCCGACCCCGCGGTCGCGCGGGCCACGCAGGGCCGGCTCGGCCTCGGTGCCGCGCACCGCCCGGACGACGAGGGCCGCGGCCCCGGGGCGCGCGGGGCCGCGGCCGACGGGGCCGTCGCCGCGGGCGGTCCCGGCACGGCCGGGCCCGCCGACCGTCCCGGGACGCCCGCGGGCGAGGACGCCCCGTCCGACGTGACCGGGGCGACCGGGGTCGCGGCGCAGCCCGTCACCGCGCAGACCCCCGCCGCGGACCCGGCGGTGGCCGCGGCCGCCGGTCCGCCCGCGGCGGTGGCCGGCGCGACGGGCGCGCAGGCGGCGCAGACCGCGCAGACCGCGCAGACCGCGCAGGCGGCGCAGACCGCGCAGGCGGCGCAGGCGGCGCAGGCGGCGCCGCAGACCGGTCCGTCGACCACGACGCCCACCGTGCCCGGCGCACCGGCGCTGCAGCCCACGGCGGTCCCCTCCGGCCAGCAGGTCCACGTGCCGCCGCCCGCCGCCGGCACGGCGGACGCGCCCGCGCACGGCGCCGCCGGGGCCGCGGCCGGCTCGGCCGGCTCGGCCGGCTCGGCCGGCTCGGCCGCCGACGCCACCAGCGGTACGGCCGCCGACGCCACCGGCACCCCCGAGCAGGGGGCCACCGCCCCGGCCGCGCCCACGCCTCCTGAGGGTGCCCCCCAGGCGGGCGGCGCGGGCCAGGACGCCACGGGCCAGGGCAGCGCGGGCCAGGGGAGCGCGGGCCAGGGGGACGCGGACCAGGGGACGCCCGGCCAGGGGGCGCCCGGCCAGGGCACTGACCCCCGGGCGGGCGCGCTCCCCGGCGGACCCGGAGCCGACGGAGCCGACGGAGCCGACGGAGCCGACGGAGCCGCCGGCGCCACGGGTGCCGCGGGCCCGACCGTCCCCGCGGCCCCGGCCGCAGGGGCCGCCCCGACGGCCGGCGGCGCTGCCCCCGCGGCACCGTCGACCACGGACGCCGGCGCGACGACGACGGGCGCGGACGACGCGGCGGCCGCGCTGCTGCTCGACGCCCTGGCGGCCGGTGCCGCCGACGCCGACAGGACGGCCCTCGCGGCCGACCCGGCGGCCGACGCGCCCGCGCCGCTGGCCGACGCGGCGGGCGCCGCCCGCGCCACCGTGCTCGCCGCGGACGCGCGCGCCCTCGACCCCGCCCACGGGGCCGACGCGGGCGCGCCGCGGCCCGCGCCCGGCACGCCCGCCGGCACCGCGGCCCAGCTCGCGCCCGGCGTGCTCGCCGCGCACCGGAGGGGGACCGACGGCACGCACACCATGACCCTCGTCCTCGCCCCCGACGACCTCGGCCCCGTCCGGGTGGTCGTCGAGGTGCGCGCGGGCGAGGTCGGGGTCGCCCTGCAGGGCACCGGCGACGCCAGCCGCGACCTGCTGCGCCAGGCGCTGCCGGACCTCCGGCGCGCGCTCGACGAGGCCGGCGTCCGCGCCGGCCGGCTCGACGTATCCACCCAGGACGCCCCCGCCGGCCGTGAGGGCCGTGAGGGCCGGGAGGGCCGCGACGCCGGCGACGGGTCCCGGGCCGGCTCGGGAGCGCCCGGCGGGCAGGAGCGCCCCGGCGGCGACGCCGCTGCGCGCTGGGCCCGCCGCACCGGGTGGTCCGCGGGGCTCCAGCCCGGGGCCGTACCGGCCGAGACCACCTACAGGCCCGACGGGTCCCGCAGCCGCGGGATCGACCTGCACGTCTGA